A stretch of Bradyrhizobium sp. CCBAU 53338 DNA encodes these proteins:
- a CDS encoding FAD-binding oxidoreductase, which yields MTPDWNALPSANSLWEATAEPAREFPVLSGEQQADVVIVGAGYTGLSAAHHIAKSGLSPVVLEAVRPGWGASGRNGGVITAKFRLSFREIDTAHGRAMARRMYEIAHESTDMVEELVSEFGITRANLTRTGQVKAAHNETTLKAAIDEANWMTREMGSAEVRILDKRGVREETGSDIFVGGVLNPGSGGIHPLNYLRGLADGVARRGVPVFQESPVIKLRREGDGIVAETPQGAVRAKQAIIATNSYSDLTGATAQMQRTLIPFRSALIATEKLPRNLAGKLMPTGRTYTETKRMMRWFRMVDNRVIFGGRGAFGKQDSQAAFDALRKAMVGIFPDLAEVPLAYKWSGLVGMTLDSVPHIGRIDDRTLVSMGYNGAGVAMSSLMGRYLAAFVRGETPDVGLLDVSRMKAIPFYPLREPAVRMVAGWYQFLDAIGQ from the coding sequence ATGACACCAGACTGGAACGCGCTGCCATCGGCCAACTCGCTGTGGGAAGCCACAGCCGAGCCTGCGCGCGAATTTCCGGTCCTGTCAGGTGAGCAACAGGCGGATGTGGTGATTGTCGGTGCCGGCTATACCGGCCTCTCCGCCGCGCACCACATCGCCAAGAGTGGTCTGTCGCCGGTCGTGCTCGAGGCCGTCAGGCCCGGCTGGGGCGCGAGCGGCCGCAATGGCGGCGTGATTACCGCAAAGTTTCGCCTCTCGTTTCGCGAGATCGACACCGCGCATGGCCGCGCGATGGCCAGGCGCATGTACGAGATCGCGCATGAATCGACCGACATGGTCGAGGAGCTCGTCTCCGAATTCGGCATCACCCGCGCCAATCTGACCCGCACCGGTCAGGTGAAGGCTGCCCATAACGAGACGACGCTGAAGGCGGCCATCGACGAAGCCAATTGGATGACGCGCGAGATGGGCTCAGCCGAGGTCCGCATCCTCGACAAGCGCGGCGTGCGCGAGGAGACCGGCTCCGACATTTTCGTCGGCGGCGTGCTCAATCCCGGCTCGGGCGGCATTCATCCGCTGAATTATCTGCGCGGCCTCGCCGATGGCGTGGCGCGCCGTGGCGTGCCCGTCTTCCAGGAATCGCCGGTGATCAAACTGCGGCGTGAGGGCGACGGCATCGTCGCCGAGACGCCGCAAGGCGCGGTGCGCGCCAAACAGGCGATCATCGCCACCAACAGCTATTCCGATCTCACCGGAGCGACCGCGCAGATGCAGCGCACGCTGATCCCGTTCCGCAGCGCCCTCATCGCGACCGAAAAACTGCCGCGCAATCTCGCTGGCAAATTGATGCCGACGGGGCGAACCTATACCGAGACCAAGCGGATGATGCGCTGGTTCCGCATGGTCGACAATCGCGTGATCTTTGGTGGTCGCGGCGCCTTCGGCAAGCAGGATTCGCAAGCCGCCTTCGACGCGCTGCGCAAGGCGATGGTCGGCATCTTCCCCGATCTGGCCGAGGTCCCGCTCGCCTACAAATGGTCGGGCCTCGTCGGCATGACCTTGGATTCGGTGCCGCATATCGGCCGGATCGACGACCGGACGTTGGTCTCTATGGGCTACAACGGCGCGGGCGTCGCGATGTCGAGCCTGATGGGCCGCTATCTCGCTGCCTTCGTGCGCGGCGAGACGCCCGACGTCGGACTGCTCGACGTCAGCCGCATGAAGGCGATTCCGTTCTATCCGCTGCGCGAGCCTGCCGTGCGCATGGTCGCGGGCTGGTACCAGTTTCTCGATGCGATCGGTCAATAG
- a CDS encoding ABC transporter substrate-binding protein, with amino-acid sequence MTMKRNLRLGCVLLGAVGLTTAADAAEQITFVSQGGAYQQAQTVAILDPSAKKLGITINQDSIPDAWPAIKTQVGSGKPIWDVVDTPTGYCLRGGEQGLIEKLDFSKIPNAAAMPEAYRSPYSVSYEFYSSVLAYSQKTFPKDAPNSWADFWDVKKFPGRRALRNHPIATLEAALMADGVAPDKLYPLDVDRAFKKLEEIKPNITVWWTSGAQSAQLLNDGEVDMEMAWNGRVSAVAKEGAKVGFTYNQGILQSTSLCILKGAPNLDTAVKFLNEAVDPVHQANLPLQIDYGPGNPKAFETNVIKPERAAQLPSEPVNAAKQALMSYAWWSSPAGEAAEKRWASFMQK; translated from the coding sequence ATGACGATGAAACGGAATTTGCGACTGGGCTGCGTGCTGCTGGGCGCAGTCGGATTGACGACCGCGGCCGACGCCGCCGAGCAGATCACCTTCGTCTCGCAAGGCGGCGCCTATCAGCAGGCGCAGACGGTGGCGATCCTCGATCCCTCCGCCAAGAAGCTCGGCATCACCATCAACCAGGATTCCATTCCCGACGCCTGGCCCGCGATCAAGACGCAGGTCGGCAGCGGCAAGCCGATCTGGGACGTCGTCGACACCCCGACCGGCTACTGCCTGCGCGGCGGCGAGCAGGGCCTGATCGAGAAGCTGGATTTCTCGAAGATCCCGAACGCGGCGGCGATGCCGGAGGCCTATCGCAGTCCTTATTCGGTGTCCTACGAATTCTATTCGAGCGTGCTGGCCTACAGCCAGAAGACCTTCCCGAAGGACGCGCCGAACAGCTGGGCCGATTTCTGGGACGTCAAGAAATTCCCCGGCCGCCGCGCGCTGCGCAACCATCCGATCGCCACGCTCGAGGCCGCACTGATGGCCGACGGCGTTGCGCCCGACAAGCTCTATCCGCTCGATGTCGATCGTGCCTTCAAGAAGCTGGAAGAGATCAAGCCCAACATCACGGTGTGGTGGACCTCGGGCGCGCAATCGGCGCAGCTCCTCAACGACGGCGAGGTCGACATGGAGATGGCCTGGAACGGGCGCGTCAGCGCGGTCGCGAAGGAAGGCGCCAAGGTTGGCTTCACCTACAACCAGGGCATCCTGCAGAGCACCTCGCTCTGCATCCTCAAGGGCGCGCCAAATCTCGACACCGCCGTGAAATTCCTCAACGAAGCCGTCGATCCCGTGCACCAGGCCAATCTGCCCCTGCAGATCGACTATGGCCCCGGCAACCCGAAGGCGTTCGAGACCAACGTGATCAAGCCCGAGCGCGCGGCGCAATTGCCGAGCGAGCCGGTCAATGCAGCCAAGCAAGCGCTGATGTCCTACGCCTGGTGGTCCTCGCCGGCCGGCGAAGCCGCCGAGAAGCGCTGGGCCTCGTTCATGCAGAAATAG
- a CDS encoding ABC transporter permease: MLALVSPALLVILALIVLPVGWLAWQSIYHDGFTLENYRRVFTEDIYWRSFALTFEISLAVTVIALLLGYPVAYLANSVPKGWSILILSLVVLPFWTSVLVRAYAWLALLQRTGVINQLLRYLDVISEPLALVHNTFGTVVATVHILLPFMVLPLYATMQKIPGDLMQAGASLGASPSLTFFRVFLPLSLPGVLAGCTMVFVLCLGFYITPELLGGGRTVMVSMLVSRNVELYNQFGAASAVAVVLLLSVLAIFFVVSRFISLDRVLGQK, translated from the coding sequence ATGCTGGCATTGGTGTCGCCGGCGCTGCTGGTGATCCTGGCTCTGATCGTGCTGCCGGTCGGCTGGCTCGCCTGGCAGTCGATCTATCATGACGGCTTCACGCTGGAGAACTATCGCCGCGTCTTTACCGAGGACATCTACTGGCGCAGCTTTGCGCTGACCTTCGAGATCAGCCTCGCGGTCACCGTCATCGCGCTGCTGCTCGGCTATCCCGTGGCCTACCTCGCCAATTCGGTGCCGAAGGGCTGGAGCATCCTCATTCTGTCGCTGGTCGTGCTGCCGTTCTGGACCAGTGTGCTGGTGCGGGCCTATGCCTGGCTGGCGCTGCTCCAGCGCACTGGCGTGATCAACCAGTTGCTGCGCTATCTCGATGTGATCTCCGAGCCGCTCGCGCTGGTGCACAACACCTTCGGCACGGTGGTGGCGACCGTGCACATCTTGCTGCCGTTCATGGTGCTGCCGCTCTACGCCACCATGCAGAAGATCCCCGGCGATCTCATGCAGGCCGGCGCCAGCCTGGGCGCGAGCCCGTCGCTGACATTCTTCCGCGTGTTCCTGCCGCTGTCGCTGCCGGGCGTGCTCGCCGGGTGCACCATGGTGTTCGTGCTCTGCCTCGGCTTCTACATCACGCCGGAGCTGCTCGGTGGCGGGCGCACGGTGATGGTGTCGATGCTGGTGAGCCGCAATGTCGAGCTCTACAACCAGTTCGGCGCTGCGAGCGCAGTCGCGGTGGTGCTGCTCTTGAGTGTGCTCGCGATCTTCTTCGTCGTCAGCCGCTTCATCTCGCTCGATCGCGTGCTGGGGCAGAAATGA
- a CDS encoding ABC transporter permease, with protein MMRASPARIALYVISTLVLVYLILPVLIIAPISFSSARFLTFPPPSFSLRWYQQYFANPAWMQATQVTLTVAFLTVLIATPCGVAAAYAISQSKLRIMRVIHMALLLPLVVPIIITAVGIFFVYAKVGLVATMPGLVLANVMLGLPYVVISVLAGMQSFDPAQEMVARSLGMNRLRSFFAVTLPQIKSSVVAGGIFAFISAMDETIVALFISGGQYQPLTKRMFTALRDEIDPTIAAISTLMTAASFLLVLAASARQKKTG; from the coding sequence ATGATGCGCGCCTCGCCCGCCCGGATTGCCCTCTATGTGATCAGCACGCTGGTGCTGGTCTATCTGATCCTCCCCGTTCTGATCATCGCGCCGATCTCGTTCTCCAGCGCGCGCTTCCTGACCTTCCCGCCGCCGTCGTTTTCGCTGCGCTGGTACCAGCAGTATTTCGCCAATCCGGCCTGGATGCAGGCGACGCAGGTGACGCTGACGGTGGCTTTCCTCACCGTTCTGATCGCGACGCCGTGCGGCGTCGCCGCCGCCTATGCCATCAGCCAGTCGAAGCTGCGGATCATGCGCGTCATCCACATGGCGCTGCTGCTGCCGCTGGTGGTGCCGATCATCATCACGGCGGTCGGTATCTTCTTCGTCTATGCCAAGGTCGGCCTGGTTGCGACCATGCCAGGCCTCGTGCTGGCGAACGTGATGCTGGGATTGCCTTACGTCGTCATCTCCGTGCTGGCGGGAATGCAAAGCTTCGACCCCGCGCAGGAGATGGTGGCGCGCAGCCTCGGCATGAACCGCCTGCGCAGCTTCTTCGCGGTGACGCTGCCGCAGATCAAGTCCAGCGTGGTCGCCGGCGGCATCTTCGCCTTCATTTCGGCGATGGACGAGACCATCGTCGCGCTGTTCATCTCCGGCGGCCAGTATCAGCCCCTGACCAAGCGCATGTTCACCGCGCTCCGCGACGAGATCGACCCGACCATTGCCGCGATCTCGACGCTGATGACGGCGGCGTCGTTCCTGCTGGTGCTCGCAGCGAGCGCGCGGCAGAAGAAGACGGGGTGA
- a CDS encoding TetR/AcrR family transcriptional regulator, whose protein sequence is MLERMPPPSKRTNDPERTKRDILEVAMAEFASEGYSGARVDAIAARTRTSKRMIYYYFGGKEQLYLAVLEEAYRSIRALEDQLDIASCDAREGLRRLIEATFDHDERNPNFIRLVSIENIHHGKHLKQNLQLRQLNASVIATLDDILKRGRAEGVFRDDVDAIDLHLAISSYCFFRVANRHTFGALFDRDLSEPKVLAKSRTQIVEMILAWLGAKA, encoded by the coding sequence ATGCTCGAGCGCATGCCACCCCCATCGAAGCGCACCAACGACCCCGAGCGCACCAAGCGCGACATCCTCGAAGTGGCGATGGCCGAATTCGCCTCGGAGGGCTATTCCGGCGCCCGCGTCGACGCGATCGCGGCGCGCACCCGCACGTCGAAGCGGATGATCTATTATTATTTCGGCGGCAAGGAGCAGCTCTACCTCGCCGTACTGGAAGAGGCCTATCGCAGCATCCGCGCGCTGGAGGATCAGCTCGACATTGCCAGCTGCGACGCGCGCGAGGGCCTGCGCCGGCTGATCGAAGCCACCTTCGACCACGACGAGCGCAACCCGAACTTCATCCGCCTCGTCTCGATCGAGAACATCCATCACGGCAAGCACCTCAAGCAGAACCTGCAGCTGCGCCAGCTCAACGCCAGCGTGATCGCGACGCTCGACGACATCCTCAAGCGCGGCCGCGCCGAGGGTGTCTTCCGCGACGACGTCGACGCGATCGATCTGCATCTGGCCATCTCTTCCTACTGCTTCTTCCGCGTCGCCAACCGGCATACGTTCGGTGCGCTGTTCGACCGGGATCTGAGCGAGCCGAAGGTGCTGGCGAAGAGCAGGACGCAGATCGTGGAGATGATCCTGGCATGGCTGGGGGCGAAGGCTTAG
- a CDS encoding MFS transporter produces the protein MSLTSTASLHASSGADVSQAKLPKRAALVSFVGSMLEYYDFFIYGTAAALIFPKVFFANVDPSTGTLLALLSFGIGYIARPVGAVILGHFGDRIGRKTVLLFTLVIMGASTLAIGLLPDAKTIGNAAPIILTLLRLLQGLSAAGEQSGANSLTLEHSANSNRAFFTSWTLSGTQAGAILATLVFIPVSSMPEDQLLSWGWRIPFLLSALVLLVAYLVRRTMPETPVFEDIKDKAQVARFPVIALLRDYWPDVLRVIVCALIATVSTMTAVFTLGYATSKFGVARPTMLWAGVLGNVVALFAQPLWALLADRIGRKPVFIGGVLGCAVLLFPYFMLVTSGSTPAIFAAAIGLYIIYSAPNAIWPSFYAEMFEARVRYSGTAIGTQLGFLAAGFTPLVSASLVGEGPHGWIPVAIFVGGCCVASALAAMTARETHKVDIADLGKRRA, from the coding sequence ATGAGCTTGACCTCAACTGCATCGCTGCATGCGTCATCCGGCGCGGACGTTTCGCAAGCCAAGCTGCCGAAGCGCGCCGCGCTCGTCAGCTTCGTCGGCAGCATGCTCGAATACTACGACTTCTTCATCTACGGCACCGCGGCGGCGCTGATCTTTCCAAAAGTGTTCTTCGCCAATGTCGACCCGTCGACTGGCACGCTGCTCGCGCTGCTGTCGTTCGGCATCGGCTATATCGCGCGGCCCGTCGGCGCCGTGATCCTCGGCCATTTCGGCGACCGCATCGGTCGCAAGACCGTGCTGCTGTTCACGCTGGTGATCATGGGTGCCTCGACGCTTGCGATCGGCCTTTTGCCGGATGCCAAGACCATCGGCAATGCCGCGCCCATCATCCTGACGCTGCTGCGCTTGTTGCAGGGCCTGTCGGCGGCCGGCGAGCAGAGCGGAGCGAACTCGCTGACGCTGGAGCATTCCGCCAATTCCAACCGCGCCTTCTTCACGAGCTGGACCCTCAGCGGCACCCAGGCCGGCGCGATTCTGGCGACGCTGGTGTTCATTCCCGTCTCCAGCATGCCGGAAGATCAATTGCTGAGCTGGGGCTGGCGTATTCCGTTCCTGCTCTCCGCGCTGGTGCTGCTGGTTGCCTATCTGGTACGGCGGACCATGCCGGAAACGCCCGTGTTCGAGGACATCAAGGACAAGGCGCAGGTCGCGCGCTTCCCCGTCATCGCGCTGCTGCGTGACTACTGGCCGGACGTGCTGCGCGTGATCGTCTGCGCGCTGATCGCGACTGTCAGCACCATGACCGCGGTGTTCACGCTCGGTTATGCCACCAGCAAATTCGGTGTCGCGCGTCCGACCATGCTGTGGGCCGGCGTGCTCGGCAATGTGGTGGCGCTGTTTGCGCAGCCGCTCTGGGCGCTGCTCGCCGACAGGATCGGCCGCAAGCCGGTGTTCATCGGCGGCGTGCTCGGCTGCGCCGTGCTGCTGTTCCCCTATTTCATGCTGGTGACCTCGGGGAGCACGCCCGCGATCTTTGCCGCCGCGATCGGCCTCTACATCATCTACTCCGCGCCGAACGCGATCTGGCCGTCGTTCTACGCGGAGATGTTCGAAGCGCGCGTCCGTTATTCCGGCACCGCGATCGGCACCCAGCTCGGCTTCCTTGCCGCCGGCTTCACGCCGCTGGTGAGCGCGAGCCTCGTCGGCGAGGGACCGCACGGCTGGATTCCGGTCGCGATCTTCGTCGGCGGCTGCTGCGTCGCCTCCGCCTTGGCCGCGATGACCGCGCGCGAGACCCACAAGGTCGACATCGCCGATCTCGGCAAGCGGCGCGCGTGA
- a CDS encoding carboxylesterase/lipase family protein: MLTNAVQTTLGPIMGAEQGTVRAFKGVPFATARRFAKAMSPPAWTEPRRCTDYGAYAPQPGHLDQAEESCLSLNIWTPVGTGRPLPVLFFIHGGAFVTGGGADYDGAFLAAHGPAVIVTINYRLGPLGFLQLHRHGLAEANNLAISDSLAALDWVHANIANFGGDPGQVTLSGQSAGASMVIALGTLPQAKGKFARALALSAPGRNIMSADHADIVARRVLAELELDDDPGAIASVPLSNLFAAVERVGRRIADETDSGTVFGPVLDGTVIPREPRDVFAAGGLRDIPLWLGSCRDEMVMFLKSTPPAAMIRTTERNVRVAFGDAGWERLLACYRGSARVDEDPYEALLSDAFWHRPMADLARSHAAAGGAVWLSRFDHRPALEPFLSQGPTHGADNACLWAHLPEFIDRPILKRKGGPMTPADIDVAARFQTSLLRFVTSGAPDIVEAWPRFEAVKEPLAIFGQPFHMIPLNEGVRFGLWAELSTGANDKKNLREAV; the protein is encoded by the coding sequence ATGTTGACCAACGCAGTTCAGACCACGCTCGGCCCGATCATGGGGGCCGAGCAGGGGACCGTCCGCGCCTTCAAGGGCGTGCCGTTCGCGACCGCGCGACGCTTCGCCAAGGCGATGTCGCCACCCGCGTGGACGGAGCCGCGTCGTTGCACGGACTACGGCGCCTACGCGCCGCAGCCCGGGCATCTCGATCAGGCGGAAGAATCCTGTCTCAGCCTGAACATCTGGACGCCTGTTGGGACAGGCCGCCCACTGCCGGTGCTGTTCTTCATCCATGGCGGGGCCTTCGTCACCGGTGGCGGCGCCGACTATGACGGCGCCTTCCTCGCCGCGCATGGCCCGGCCGTCATCGTCACCATCAACTACCGGCTCGGCCCGCTCGGCTTCCTGCAACTGCATCGTCACGGACTGGCCGAGGCCAACAATCTCGCGATCTCGGATTCACTTGCCGCGCTCGACTGGGTCCACGCCAACATCGCCAATTTTGGCGGCGATCCTGGCCAGGTGACGCTGTCGGGCCAGTCGGCCGGCGCATCCATGGTGATCGCCCTCGGAACGCTGCCGCAGGCGAAGGGCAAGTTCGCCCGTGCGCTGGCGCTGAGCGCGCCCGGCCGCAACATCATGAGCGCTGACCATGCCGACATCGTCGCGCGCCGCGTGCTGGCCGAGCTCGAATTGGACGACGATCCGGGCGCTATCGCATCCGTGCCGCTGTCAAACCTCTTTGCAGCCGTCGAGCGCGTCGGCCGCAGGATCGCGGACGAGACCGATTCAGGCACGGTGTTCGGCCCGGTGCTCGACGGCACCGTGATCCCGCGCGAGCCGCGCGACGTCTTTGCCGCAGGAGGTTTGCGCGACATTCCGCTCTGGCTCGGCTCCTGCCGCGACGAGATGGTGATGTTTTTGAAGAGCACGCCGCCGGCCGCGATGATCCGCACCACCGAGCGCAATGTGCGCGTCGCGTTCGGCGATGCCGGCTGGGAACGCCTGCTGGCCTGCTATCGCGGTTCGGCGCGCGTCGACGAGGATCCCTACGAGGCGCTGCTGTCGGATGCGTTCTGGCATCGCCCGATGGCCGATCTGGCGCGAAGCCACGCAGCTGCAGGCGGTGCGGTGTGGCTGAGCCGGTTCGACCATCGCCCTGCGCTGGAGCCGTTTCTCTCGCAAGGTCCGACTCACGGCGCCGACAATGCCTGCCTGTGGGCACATTTGCCCGAGTTCATCGATCGCCCGATCCTGAAGCGCAAGGGCGGCCCGATGACGCCTGCCGATATCGACGTGGCGGCGCGGTTTCAGACAAGCCTGTTGCGCTTCGTGACATCAGGCGCGCCTGATATTGTGGAAGCTTGGCCGCGGTTCGAGGCAGTTAAGGAGCCTCTCGCCATCTTCGGCCAGCCGTTTCACATGATTCCTCTGAACGAAGGCGTGCGCTTTGGCCTGTGGGCGGAACTGAGCACTGGCGCCAACGATAAGAAGAACCTCAGGGAGGCGGTATGA
- a CDS encoding transporter — protein MGHACAQCARPSSNERSAKAARWFAALLIGTCASASTAQADEGGVSFWLPGIYGSLAALPQQPGWALNSIYYHTAVGASGSVAAARQITLGRLNPTANVSLDADLGARADLLLLNPSYTFATPVLGGQLSLGVMAIAGRNHTTLDGTITAGVGGFTTTRAGAIDSTITGFGDLYPQMTLRWNMGNSNFMTYLTGDIPVGDYDAQRLANLGIGHGAIDGGAGYTYFNQQSGFELSAVTGLTYNLRNDATGYQNGIDWHLDWGMSQFLSKQLHVGAVGYVYNQLTADSGALPILGENKSRVAGIGPQVGYIFPIAGQQGYLNLKGYYEFGADRRPSGWNTWLTFSISPAAPTPAAPARHIVTK, from the coding sequence ATGGGACATGCATGCGCGCAGTGCGCGCGCCCATCGTCGAATGAACGTAGCGCCAAGGCCGCTCGCTGGTTCGCGGCGCTCCTGATCGGCACCTGCGCGAGTGCGAGTACTGCGCAGGCCGACGAAGGTGGCGTCAGCTTCTGGCTTCCCGGAATTTACGGGAGCCTTGCTGCCCTTCCGCAACAGCCGGGATGGGCGCTGAATTCGATCTACTATCATACCGCAGTCGGCGCTTCAGGTTCGGTCGCCGCGGCCCGCCAGATCACGCTGGGCAGGCTCAATCCGACCGCAAATGTCAGCCTGGACGCCGATCTCGGCGCCCGGGCGGATCTGCTTCTGCTGAACCCCTCCTACACATTCGCAACTCCCGTCCTCGGAGGACAATTGTCACTCGGCGTGATGGCGATTGCGGGCCGCAATCACACCACGCTCGACGGAACCATCACCGCGGGCGTTGGCGGATTCACGACCACGCGGGCCGGCGCGATTGACAGCACGATCACCGGCTTCGGCGATCTATATCCGCAGATGACGTTGCGCTGGAACATGGGCAACAGCAACTTCATGACCTACCTGACCGGCGACATACCGGTTGGTGACTACGACGCTCAACGGCTCGCCAATCTCGGCATCGGCCACGGTGCGATCGACGGCGGCGCGGGCTACACCTATTTCAATCAGCAGAGCGGCTTCGAATTGTCGGCCGTCACCGGGCTGACGTACAATCTGCGAAACGATGCCACCGGCTATCAGAACGGCATCGACTGGCACCTTGACTGGGGCATGTCACAGTTCCTGTCGAAGCAACTCCACGTCGGTGCCGTCGGCTATGTCTACAATCAGCTCACGGCGGACAGCGGCGCGCTTCCGATCCTCGGCGAGAACAAGTCGCGCGTGGCCGGCATCGGACCGCAGGTCGGGTACATCTTTCCAATTGCCGGGCAGCAGGGCTACCTCAATCTGAAAGGCTACTATGAGTTCGGTGCGGACCGGCGGCCGTCGGGCTGGAACACCTGGCTGACGTTCTCGATCTCCCCTGCAGCGCCGACGCCCGCTGCGCCAGCCAGGCACATTGTCACCAAGTGA